A genomic window from Pseudogulbenkiania sp. MAI-1 includes:
- a CDS encoding histidine phosphatase family protein, translating into MNPYTLTLLRHGDIDHGGRLIGRLDLPLNERGRRQLAASWQRINALAPVTALASSPLKRCREFAVQQALAAGVPLKLDERLAECDFGSWDGMALDELAASHPDWSERLATGTLDAPGGEGFDTFRTRVLAGFAGWMCEARGSHRVLVSHGGVITVLLAELLGTGFNVARLLTVQRGGFAQLSILDGHPAYLLRLEPSCAD; encoded by the coding sequence GTGAACCCCTACACCCTGACGCTGCTGCGCCACGGCGACATCGATCATGGCGGACGGCTGATCGGCCGTCTCGACCTGCCGCTGAACGAACGCGGCCGGCGCCAGCTCGCCGCCAGCTGGCAGCGCATCAACGCGCTGGCGCCCGTCACCGCCCTGGCCAGCTCGCCGCTCAAGCGTTGCCGCGAGTTCGCCGTGCAGCAGGCGCTGGCCGCCGGCGTGCCGCTCAAGCTGGACGAACGGCTGGCCGAATGCGATTTCGGCTCCTGGGACGGCATGGCGCTCGACGAACTGGCCGCCAGCCATCCGGACTGGAGCGAACGGCTGGCCACCGGCACGCTCGACGCCCCCGGCGGCGAAGGTTTCGACACCTTCCGCACCCGCGTGCTGGCCGGTTTCGCCGGCTGGATGTGCGAGGCGCGCGGCAGCCACCGCGTGCTGGTCAGCCACGGCGGGGTGATCACCGTGCTGCTGGCCGAGCTGCTCGGCACCGGCTTCAACGTGGCGCGGCTGCTGACGGTGCAGCGCGGCGGCTTCGCCCAACTGTCCATCCTCGACGGCCATCCCGCCTACCTGTTGCGCCTGGAGCCGTCATGCGCGGACTGA
- the cobS gene encoding adenosylcobinamide-GDP ribazoletransferase, whose amino-acid sequence MRGLILALQFLTRLPTPTLKEFRAEWLADSARWFAVVGMLIGALLAAALWLGARVDPWLGALAALGVWVWVTGGLHLDGLADLADGLGAAHRSRERLLEVMKDPHLGSFGVIALVLALTAKLVLLMLLAKAGAAPWGLLLIPAWARLGAVWWSATLPPLAPGSAALFAGQPDRRALTLGAAVLVALSALLAPALLLAPPALWGWRRFLAQRVGGMNGDCLGAGVEATEIALLIAAVVLPALPG is encoded by the coding sequence ATGCGCGGACTGATCCTGGCGCTGCAGTTCCTGACCCGCCTGCCGACCCCGACGCTCAAGGAGTTCCGCGCCGAATGGCTGGCCGACAGCGCGCGCTGGTTCGCCGTGGTCGGCATGCTGATCGGCGCGCTGCTGGCAGCGGCGCTGTGGCTGGGCGCGCGCGTCGATCCGTGGCTGGGGGCACTGGCGGCGCTCGGCGTGTGGGTATGGGTGACCGGCGGCCTGCATCTGGACGGGCTGGCGGATCTGGCCGACGGCCTGGGCGCGGCGCACCGCTCGCGCGAACGGCTGCTGGAAGTGATGAAGGACCCGCACCTGGGCAGCTTCGGCGTCATCGCCCTGGTACTGGCGCTGACCGCCAAGCTGGTGCTGCTGATGCTGCTGGCCAAGGCGGGAGCTGCCCCCTGGGGGCTGCTGCTGATCCCGGCCTGGGCCCGGCTGGGCGCGGTGTGGTGGTCGGCCACCCTGCCGCCGCTGGCCCCCGGCAGTGCCGCCCTGTTCGCCGGCCAGCCGGACCGGCGCGCGCTAACGCTGGGGGCCGCCGTGCTCGTGGCGCTGTCCGCGCTGCTCGCCCCGGCCCTCCTGCTGGCTCCCCCAGCGCTATGGGGCTGGCGCCGCTTCCTCGCGCAACGCGTGGGCGGCATGAACGGCGACTGCCTCGGGGCCGGCGTCGAGGCCACGGAGATCGCGCTGCTGATCGCCGCGGTGGTGCTGCCGGCACTGCCGGGCTGA
- a CDS encoding YjgN family protein produces the protein MYTTPQDTTPFAPLENPPPATPPTPDVLRFSFSGETGAFFRIWIVNLLLSIVTLGIYSAWGKVRTLKYLYGHTRLAGASFDYHGKPLAILKGRLLIVAVLVALALADRLTPGLSALLYLVLLPLLPWVVVTAMTFRLRNTSWRQMRFDFRARGWDAAGPYLGGLLISVLTLGLALPYVRHWQQQFLVNHARFGGARFEMENCVGRYYRVVLKGLLCALLGFVLVGVILGLTSGILAGGMDRDAMTNMPGMLWLIVAGVVLYLFFLLMWLAIGQVIGDRLANEVWNHTVLEHDGRRHRFESTMTLRQLFKLHLGNAFLTLISLGLLYPYARLRALRYRLEHLAMYPADDLADLRSSPAAGRTALGDAAVDGFELDLGL, from the coding sequence ATGTACACGACACCGCAGGACACCACGCCGTTCGCACCGCTAGAGAATCCGCCTCCCGCCACACCGCCCACACCGGACGTCCTGCGCTTCAGCTTCAGCGGCGAAACCGGCGCCTTCTTCCGCATCTGGATCGTCAACCTCCTGCTGTCCATCGTGACCCTGGGCATCTACTCGGCCTGGGGCAAGGTGCGCACCCTCAAATACCTGTACGGCCACACCCGCCTGGCCGGAGCCAGTTTCGACTACCACGGCAAGCCGCTGGCCATTCTCAAGGGGCGCCTCTTGATCGTGGCCGTGCTGGTGGCGCTGGCGCTGGCCGACAGGCTCACCCCGGGCCTGTCCGCCCTGCTCTACTTGGTGCTGTTGCCGCTGCTGCCCTGGGTGGTGGTAACCGCGATGACGTTCCGGCTGCGCAACACCAGTTGGCGCCAGATGCGTTTCGACTTCCGGGCCCGGGGCTGGGATGCCGCCGGCCCCTATCTCGGTGGGCTGCTGATCAGCGTATTGACGCTCGGCCTCGCGCTGCCCTACGTCCGCCACTGGCAACAGCAATTCCTGGTGAACCACGCCCGCTTCGGCGGCGCCCGCTTCGAGATGGAGAACTGCGTCGGCCGCTACTACCGGGTAGTCCTGAAAGGCCTGCTGTGCGCCCTGCTCGGTTTCGTGCTGGTCGGGGTGATCCTGGGTCTGACCAGCGGCATCCTGGCCGGAGGCATGGATCGAGACGCCATGACCAACATGCCGGGCATGCTGTGGCTGATCGTAGCGGGCGTGGTACTCTACCTGTTCTTCCTGCTGATGTGGCTCGCCATCGGCCAGGTGATCGGCGACCGCCTGGCCAACGAGGTCTGGAACCACACCGTGCTGGAGCATGACGGTCGCCGCCACCGCTTCGAAAGCACCATGACACTGCGCCAGCTGTTCAAGCTGCACCTCGGCAACGCCTTCCTGACACTGATCTCGCTGGGCCTGCTCTATCCCTACGCCAGACTGCGCGCCCTGCGCTACCGGCTGGAGCATCTCGCCATGTACCCGGCCGACGACCTCGCCGATCTCCGCTCCTCGCCGGCAGCCGGGCGCACGGCGCTGGGCGATGCCGCCGTGGATGGTTTCGAGCTGGACCTGGGCCTATGA